Proteins from a single region of Streptomyces sp. HUAS 15-9:
- a CDS encoding DUF6716 putative glycosyltransferase, with product MPASATKSPRIAVLADSDTRWKWGALTAQRVIPEGADVRLDGYLLRGRATPTARQLREVGVHADSLREVTAVEFLRAMREESYDILVLALVGGAVQAMLHGLRRLGDDSGKRPVVVTGYVGVVYEKLADGLLLRHGADLVLANSRQDADRFRAVYEGVGADASSVTEVALPFLGGEPYTGEHDPYTVVFAAQPSVPDSRKDRTYLLNRLIEHARTHPEREVLLKLRSRPGEHTTHIEELPYQKLAQGMDLPANFRLVYGHMGEVLDRTDLLVTVSSTAALEALHRRIPTAVLTDLGVREVLGNHHFVGSGCLASWDQLDAGHRPAPDEEWVARQGVAADGSYGTAFDAARERIAGLLGRSGGLPPLNPYYTTETAPGYLPGILARHHLGPDGSPLPGAPAADKAPGPVRQIVRRAARGAYRHGVQRVAPVIRRMGEL from the coding sequence GTGCCAGCAAGTGCAACGAAGTCCCCGCGGATCGCCGTCCTGGCGGACTCCGACACCCGGTGGAAATGGGGCGCGCTCACCGCGCAACGCGTCATCCCCGAGGGTGCGGACGTCCGGCTCGACGGATACCTCCTGCGGGGCCGTGCCACCCCGACCGCCCGCCAGCTGAGGGAAGTCGGCGTCCACGCGGACTCGCTCCGCGAGGTCACCGCCGTCGAGTTCCTGCGTGCGATGCGCGAGGAGTCGTACGACATCCTCGTCCTCGCCCTCGTCGGCGGCGCCGTACAGGCCATGCTGCACGGGCTGCGGCGGCTCGGGGACGACTCCGGGAAGCGTCCCGTCGTCGTCACCGGCTATGTCGGCGTCGTCTACGAGAAGCTCGCCGACGGGCTGCTGCTGCGGCACGGCGCGGACCTCGTTCTCGCCAACTCCCGCCAGGACGCGGACCGCTTCCGGGCCGTGTACGAGGGAGTGGGCGCCGACGCCTCCTCGGTGACCGAGGTCGCCCTGCCGTTCCTCGGCGGGGAGCCCTACACCGGCGAACACGACCCGTACACCGTCGTGTTCGCGGCCCAGCCCTCCGTCCCGGACAGCCGCAAGGACCGTACCTACCTGCTGAACCGGCTGATCGAGCACGCCCGCACGCACCCCGAGCGCGAGGTGCTGCTGAAGCTGCGCTCCAGGCCGGGCGAGCACACCACGCACATCGAGGAACTGCCCTACCAGAAGCTGGCGCAGGGCATGGACCTGCCCGCCAACTTCCGCCTGGTGTACGGGCACATGGGCGAGGTCCTCGACCGTACCGACCTGCTCGTCACGGTCAGCTCCACGGCCGCGCTGGAGGCGCTGCACCGCCGGATCCCCACCGCGGTCCTCACCGACCTCGGCGTCCGTGAGGTGCTCGGCAACCACCACTTCGTCGGCTCCGGCTGCCTCGCCTCCTGGGACCAGCTCGACGCCGGACACCGGCCGGCTCCCGACGAGGAGTGGGTCGCCCGGCAGGGCGTCGCCGCCGACGGCTCGTACGGCACCGCGTTCGACGCGGCACGTGAGCGCATCGCCGGGCTCCTCGGCCGTTCCGGTGGCCTGCCGCCCCTGAACCCCTACTACACGACCGAGACCGCGCCCGGCTATCTGCCGGGGATTCTCGCCCGCCACCACCTCGGCCCCGACGGCTCACCGCTGCCCGGGGCGCCCGCCGCCGACAAGGCGCCGGGACCGGTCCGCCAGATCGTGCGCCGTGCGGCGCGCGGCGCCTACCGCCACGGCGTCCAGCGGGTGGCACCCGTGATCCGACGAATGGGAGAGCTGTGA
- a CDS encoding N-acylneuraminate cytidylyltransferase — protein sequence MSHPEATVVHRVLAVIPARGGSKGVPAKNLAPVGGVPLVARAVRECRASRLVTDVVVSTDDQAIAAAARQAGAEVVLRPAVIAGDTATSEAAVLHAMDAHEALHGAPVDVVLLVQCTSPFIVREDIDSVAGAIVDNGADTAVTVAPFHGFIWRDGADAPVPAAVTGEADEASVAGGYGVNHDKSFRPRRQDRPQDLLETGAAYAMDAAGFRKHNHRFFGHTELVRTDPARVLEIDDPHDLARARALAPLFDADRPGALPTYDDIDAVVLDFDGTQTDDRVLIDSDGREFVSVHRGDGLGIAALRKSGLKMLILSTEQNPVVAARARKLQIPVLHGIDRKDLALKQWCEEQGIAPERVLYVGNDVNDLPCFALVGWPVAVASAHDVVRGAARAVTTVPGGDGAIREIASWILGPSLDSLTK from the coding sequence ATGTCCCATCCCGAAGCGACCGTCGTACACCGCGTGCTCGCCGTGATTCCCGCGCGCGGCGGCTCCAAGGGCGTGCCCGCGAAGAACCTCGCCCCGGTCGGCGGTGTCCCGCTGGTCGCCCGCGCCGTACGCGAATGCCGTGCCTCCCGGCTGGTCACCGACGTCGTCGTCTCCACCGACGACCAGGCCATCGCGGCGGCGGCCCGGCAGGCGGGCGCGGAGGTCGTCCTCCGCCCGGCCGTCATCGCCGGCGACACCGCCACCTCCGAGGCCGCCGTCCTGCACGCCATGGACGCCCACGAGGCGCTGCACGGCGCACCCGTCGACGTCGTCCTGCTCGTCCAGTGCACCAGCCCGTTCATCGTCCGGGAGGACATCGACTCGGTGGCCGGAGCGATCGTCGACAACGGCGCCGACACGGCCGTGACCGTGGCCCCCTTCCACGGCTTCATCTGGCGGGACGGGGCGGACGCGCCGGTGCCGGCCGCGGTCACCGGGGAGGCCGACGAGGCCTCTGTGGCCGGCGGCTACGGCGTCAACCACGACAAGTCCTTCCGCCCGCGCCGCCAGGACCGCCCCCAGGACCTGCTGGAGACCGGCGCCGCCTACGCGATGGACGCGGCCGGCTTCCGCAAGCACAACCACCGCTTCTTCGGCCACACCGAACTGGTCCGCACCGACCCGGCCCGTGTGCTGGAGATCGACGACCCGCACGACCTGGCCCGCGCCCGCGCCCTGGCCCCGCTCTTCGACGCGGACCGGCCTGGCGCCCTGCCCACCTACGACGACATCGACGCCGTAGTCCTCGACTTCGACGGCACCCAGACCGACGACAGGGTGCTGATCGACTCCGATGGACGGGAGTTCGTCTCCGTGCACCGCGGGGACGGACTCGGCATCGCCGCGCTGCGCAAGAGCGGCCTGAAGATGCTGATCCTGTCCACGGAACAGAACCCGGTCGTCGCCGCCCGGGCCCGGAAGCTGCAGATCCCGGTACTGCACGGCATCGACCGGAAGGACCTCGCACTCAAGCAGTGGTGCGAGGAGCAGGGCATCGCGCCCGAGCGCGTGCTCTACGTCGGCAACGACGTCAATGACCTCCCGTGCTTCGCCCTCGTGGGCTGGCCCGTGGCGGTCGCGAGCGCCCACGACGTCGTGCGCGGCGCCGCACGCGCGGTCACCACTGTCCCCGGTGGCGACGGCGCCATCCGAGAGATCGCCAGCTGGATCCTCGGCCCCTCTCTCGATTCCCTCACCAAGTAA
- a CDS encoding N-acetylneuraminate synthase family protein, with protein MSNSRIRQFGSRTAGPGHPVYICGEIGINHNGELENAFKLIDVAAEAGCDAVKFQKRTPEICTPRDQWDIERDTPWGRMTYIDYRHRVEFGEDEYRQIDAHCKEKGIDWFASPWDTEAVAFLEKFDVPAHKVASASLTDDELLRALRATGRTVILSSGMSTPKQIRHAVEVLGSDNILLCHATSTYPAKAEELNLRVINTLQDEYPNVPIGYSGHETGLQTTLAAVALGATFVERHITLDRAMWGSDQAASVEPQGLTRLVRDIRTIEASLGDGVKKVYDSELGPMKKLRRVAGVVAEAEIAAAAGEPVAV; from the coding sequence ATGAGCAACTCCCGCATCCGCCAGTTCGGTTCCCGCACCGCCGGCCCCGGCCACCCCGTCTACATCTGCGGCGAGATCGGCATCAACCACAACGGTGAGCTGGAGAACGCGTTCAAGCTGATCGACGTGGCCGCCGAGGCCGGCTGCGACGCCGTGAAGTTCCAGAAGCGCACGCCGGAGATCTGCACCCCGCGCGACCAGTGGGACATCGAGCGCGACACCCCCTGGGGCCGGATGACCTACATCGACTACCGCCACCGCGTGGAGTTCGGCGAGGACGAGTACCGCCAGATCGACGCGCACTGCAAGGAGAAGGGGATCGACTGGTTCGCCTCCCCGTGGGACACCGAGGCCGTCGCCTTCCTGGAGAAGTTCGACGTCCCCGCCCACAAGGTGGCCTCCGCCTCCCTGACCGACGACGAGCTGCTGCGCGCCCTGCGCGCCACGGGCCGCACGGTCATCCTCTCCAGCGGCATGTCCACCCCGAAGCAGATCCGCCACGCGGTCGAGGTCCTGGGCAGCGACAACATCCTGCTCTGCCACGCCACCTCGACGTACCCGGCGAAGGCCGAGGAGCTCAACCTCCGCGTCATCAACACCCTGCAGGACGAGTACCCGAACGTCCCGATCGGCTACTCCGGCCACGAGACCGGCCTGCAGACCACGCTCGCCGCCGTCGCCCTCGGCGCCACCTTCGTCGAGCGCCACATCACCCTCGACCGTGCCATGTGGGGCTCCGACCAGGCCGCCTCCGTGGAGCCACAGGGCCTCACGCGCCTCGTCCGCGACATCCGCACCATCGAGGCCTCCCTCGGTGACGGCGTCAAGAAGGTCTACGACTCCGAGCTCGGCCCGATGAAGAAGCTGCGCCGTGTCGCCGGTGTCGTCGCCGAGGCGGAGATCGCGGCCGCGGCGGGCGAGCCGGTCGCGGTCTGA